The Sorghum bicolor cultivar BTx623 chromosome 6, Sorghum_bicolor_NCBIv3, whole genome shotgun sequence genome contains the following window.
GTCCCATAAACAAGGCCACCTCCTGGTGAAGGATGAAAGCATGCAACATTGACTTCATCTTCAGCGCTAGGAAGCACTCTCACAAGCTCCATATCTGAAACTCTGTATACCTAAAGtaataaatgaaaaaaaaaattgataatTTGGTTTACATTGTACACAAAGTATACAATATTAGTAGTTGTGGGGGATAATAAGCAAGTCATTTTGAATCCCAAGTATCAGAGAGTATCATGCAACTGCAGAACCACCACTGTCACCATCCCCCATACAATAATTAATATGATATCAGTTACCAATCAAACTATGATTTGGAAATTGGAATATGATTGTCATATCTACCTCCAAAATAGTATATACAGGAATCCCATTTTCTCCTTCCACAACTATGCTCCTAAGGAGCGAGCTATGACGACGACCATATGCCAAAAGTATGTGTTCGGATGTAGGTGAGAACTGCATCAAAAGAGAGACAGATCCAATTCAACTATGAGGACTGCAGAAATGTAAGATCCATCAGACTCAGCTCCTAATTGCTttttgaaacaaaaaaaaaaacagttacAGAGTGAGTCCCAAACAAGTGACAGGTCACAAACATGATAAAAGGTTGCTATTGACATATAAAAATGCAAAGAAACACAAATAACTGAAGAAAACCTGAATGGAAGTTAAGCAATGTGCTGCCCTTATTGCTCTGGAAGCAAGAATATCCCCAAATCTGCAAAGGTATTACCAGTTTTGAGATATGTGGGCTGTTCACAAACAGTAACCtagtatataaaaaataaaagacaaTCAAGAGAAAAAGTacgtctcctcctcaagcgaATAAACCCGAAGCTCATAAATAACTCGGTGAGAGGGAAGCGGGTGACGAGTTGGTGATGATCCAGCCCCTTCATAAGGCACAGGCAATTGGCTACCATGGTCGCCTTCTGTTTGAGGCAACAAACATGCAACGCAGGCTACCAGAAATCGTCCACATGGGGAAAAATGGGCACCCATTTCACTGCAAAATTGGTAAGTTCAAAGTAAGGAAGTCACAATTCCCTGCTGAAGCTCAAGATGCAATACAGGTACAATTCACATATGATAAAACATATATGCAAACGCAACAGAGCAATTTATTCACAATTGTTTTACAGTGAAACAGGCCTGGAGCTTGTGCTTATTACAATTAGTTACAATAGAAATAACAGTTTTGATATTACCAAAATGGAATTAAGAAGAAATGAAATCAATGTGAAGCACCTGCAAAGAACGGCATGAGAAATCGTCAGACGGCATGCCTCAGGTTCTAAAGGAACACATGGTTCCTTGATATCATGCCGCCATATTCTGAGTTTCACTGTACAAGGCAATTCAGTACCAGGAGCAAGCATTGACGCAGTGATTTCTGAACCAGCACCTAGCGAAGCAGCATGAGCTTCAGCTTCGTCAATTTGAGGACCTAGGAGCAAACTCCCAACCCCAGGTACAGAGCGTGAGGCATAGCGTCGATTTGGTCCCAGTCCCCTAGAACTGCCAGCAGTAAGGGGAATCGATGATGAAGCACCTGGACATCCAAAGTTATGCATGTGTGGTGATTCCCTAGTCAAGTTATTAGTCCCTGCAGTACCAGCAATAGATAGGTCTACAAGGACATTATTGTTCACAAGTGCAGGGTGCAAACCTGTATGGTTTTGGGCCATCAAAAAACCCTGCACAAATGGCACCTCCCAGTTATGTGAGTCGCCGAAGAGAGAATGATCCTGTTGTCCACTTCCTATATTTCTTAGGAACATTTGAACATCTAATCCACCAGTGAGGAGCATATTCAGTGGCATAGCACGGCGTAAAACAGATCCTGAAAGCCCAGCTGTTGATGGGATTGGCTCAGTGCTGCTCAGGGAAGACACTTGCAAATCATCTCTAGCACTGAACCTCTCAAGATTACTAATATAGCTGCCGCCCTGCAGTCTTGAGTTAGACTGGCTGCCAGCACCACGCATTTCAATTCCATTTGAAGTAGGCACAGTGACTGCATCTGATATGTCATTAGATGAAGTTGGCTCTCCAGGACATACATCCATAGGGGTAGCAAACTGTTCAAGCTGTACATTTGCGGTATCTGATGCGGAAGGTTGAACTAATGATGATCTCTGCTGCACAATGGTTGAACTACTGTCATTGCCAAGCACATGCAAAATTCCATCATCTCTGAGGTATGCAGGCCACAATAAGCAAGGTGACATCACATTGGACTCAGGAAGTGGACAGAATCTAGAATTAGTGTTTGTCACCAGCAGGGCTGAAGGGTAATTTGAATATCCAGAGGATCTTGCCAGTGTCAGGGGTGAGTCTGCAGACTCTATATTATTAACCTGAAATTGAAGTTATGCGTAAGTCCATACAGCAAACAT
Protein-coding sequences here:
- the LOC8086481 gene encoding uncharacterized protein LOC8086481 isoform X2 yields the protein MEPRVPCGDGGPELRGTRRHRREGERIHVLDPRILEPQRQRSNPFRNIFHLLTQREVSPRTKHHAKRIWNKSPKYDPDLIELRFADADAKLDIFSWAESQSLHRWTAKYCPLLPPPRSTIAAAFSPDGKTLASTHGDHTVKIIDCHTGKCLKVLSGHRRTPWVVRYHPLHSDILASGSLDHEVRLWDANTSDCIGSQDFHRPIASIAFHGRGEILAVASGHKLYIWNYNKRDDTSFPAIILKTRRSLRAVHFHPHGAPYLLTAEVNNIESADSPLTLARSSGYSNYPSALLVTNTNSRFCPLPESNVMSPCLLWPAYLRDDGILHVLGNDSSSTIVQQRSSLVQPSASDTANVQLEQFATPMDVCPGEPTSSNDISDAVTVPTSNGIEMRGAGSQSNSRLQGGSYISNLERFSARDDLQVSSLSSTEPIPSTAGLSGSVLRRAMPLNMLLTGGLDVQMFLRNIGSGQQDHSLFGDSHNWEVPFVQGFLMAQNHTGASSSIPLTAGSSRGLGPNRRYASRSVPGVGSLLLGPQIDEAEAHAASLGAGSEITASMLAPGTELPCTVKLRIWRHDIKEPCVPLEPEACRLTISHAVLCSEMGAHFSPCGRFLVACVACLLPQTEGDHGSQLPVPYEGAGSSPTRHPLPSHRVIYELRVYSLEEETFGDILASRAIRAAHCLTSIQFSPTSEHILLAYGRRHSSLLRSIVVEGENGIPVYTILEVYRVSDMELVRVLPSAEDEVNVACFHPSPGGGLVYGTKEGKLRILQHNGADMTNMGVGCFIEENMVEIQRYALEC
- the LOC8086481 gene encoding uncharacterized protein LOC8086481 isoform X3 → MEPRVPCGDGGPELRGTRRHRREGERIHVLDPRILEPQRQRNIFHLLTQREVSPRTKHHAKRIWNKSPKYDPDLIELRFADADAKLDIFSWAESQSLHRWTAKYCPLLPPPRSTIAAAFSPDGKTLASTHGDHTVKIIDCHTGKCLKVLSGHRRTPWVVRYHPLHSDILASGSLDHEVRLWDANTSDCIGSQDFHRPIASIAFHGRGEILAVASGHKLYIWNYNKRDDTSFPAIILKTRRSLRAVHFHPHGAPYLLTAEVNNIESADSPLTLARSSGYSNYPSALLVTNTNSRFCPLPESNVMSPCLLWPAYLRDDGILHVLGNDSSSTIVQQRSSLVQPSASDTANVQLEQFATPMDVCPGEPTSSNDISDAVTVPTSNGIEMRGAGSQSNSRLQGGSYISNLERFSARDDLQVSSLSSTEPIPSTAGLSGSVLRRAMPLNMLLTGGLDVQMFLRNIGSGQQDHSLFGDSHNWEVPFVQGFLMAQNHTGASSSIPLTAGSSRGLGPNRRYASRSVPGVGSLLLGPQIDEAEAHAASLGAGSEITASMLAPGTELPCTVKLRIWRHDIKEPCVPLEPEACRLTISHAVLCSEMGAHFSPCGRFLVACVACLLPQTEGDHGSQLPVPYEGAGSSPTRHPLPSHRVIYELRVYSLEEETFGDILASRAIRAAHCLTSIQFSPTSEHILLAYGRRHSSLLRSIVVEGENGIPVYTILEVYRVSDMELVRVLPSAEDEVNVACFHPSPGGGLVYGTKEGKLRILQHNGADMTNMGVGCFIEENMVEIQRYALEC
- the LOC8086481 gene encoding uncharacterized protein LOC8086481 isoform X1 — its product is MEPRVPCGDGGPELRGTRRHRREGERIHVLDPRILEPQRQRSNPFRNIFHLLTQREVSPRTKHHAKRIWNKSPKYDPDLIELRFADADAKLDIFSWAESQSLHRWTAKYCPLLPPPRSTIAAAFSPDGKTLASTHGDHTVKIIDCHTGKCLKVLSGHRRTPWVVRYHPLHSDILASGSLDHEVRLWDANTSDCIGSQDFHRPIASIAFHGRGEILAVASGHKLYIWNYNKRDDTSFPAIILKTRRSLRAVHFHPHGAPYLLTAEVNNIESADSPLTLARSSGYSNYPSALLVTNTNSRFCPLPESNVMSPCLLWPAYLRDDGILHVLGNDSSSTIVQQRSSLVQPSASDTANVQLEQFATPMDVCPGEPTSSNDISDAVTVPTSNGIEMRGAGSQSNSRLQGGSYISNLERFSARDDLQVSSLSSTEPIPSTAGLSGSVLRRAMPLNMLLTGGLDVQMFLRNIGSGQQDHSLFGDSHNWEVPFVQGFLMAQNHTGLHPALVNNNVLVDLSIAGTAGTNNLTRESPHMHNFGCPGASSSIPLTAGSSRGLGPNRRYASRSVPGVGSLLLGPQIDEAEAHAASLGAGSEITASMLAPGTELPCTVKLRIWRHDIKEPCVPLEPEACRLTISHAVLCSEMGAHFSPCGRFLVACVACLLPQTEGDHGSQLPVPYEGAGSSPTRHPLPSHRVIYELRVYSLEEETFGDILASRAIRAAHCLTSIQFSPTSEHILLAYGRRHSSLLRSIVVEGENGIPVYTILEVYRVSDMELVRVLPSAEDEVNVACFHPSPGGGLVYGTKEGKLRILQHNGADMTNMGVGCFIEENMVEIQRYALEC